In Lactuca sativa cultivar Salinas chromosome 5, Lsat_Salinas_v11, whole genome shotgun sequence, the DNA window TAGCTTGTGTTTGATATATCAAAACCAAGCATGTTAATAGTTTCAATCTTTGTTGCTTACATCTTCAAGTTTTGTGTAGTTGAATGATCACTTTaattgcatgaacttgtttacctagttgtttatgattcttaaattACTAGAGCTAGTTATTTACCAAATCCTAGAATAGGTAATAGAGATAGTTACTTTAACTATGCTAGCTAAAATAATTGGATCACAATTGTGTTTAGGTTATTTGTCTAGATCATAGATAATAAATCTTAGATTTATCATTCATAGTCGAATAGTATTAATAATCAATTTAGTGTCCACTTGTGTAAGACCATTGAATAGTAGTTCATAAATTTGTGAAAACATTAGGAGATCGTATCAAGACTTCTAATAACATTTATATTGGTAACCACCTAAACATAATCCATGTCTTGAAACTAACCATAGAAAAAAGGGTGATTCAAAGCTAAACGGAAGTGTCTTTATTCTCTTCATTACAATCATCTTTAGTTATTTGTTTGCTTTTGTTTTTAGTTATTTCATTAATTAAGTTAATATGAACTtgcaaaatcatataaaaaccccacttttagttgtttttcttagattaatttttagtaattattttatTAGCTAAATACTATTCCCTATAATCGACACCGACTTACTTTTCTATACTATAAACCAACTAGGTACACTACCTAGGTGGATTAGTTAGTTAAGTTTTGTTATGCTATAAATTTAAAACCGGTAGGTATAATTATGCACATCATCAGATCCTCACTTTTCTTTCCATATCATCACCTTATCCCCTACCACTGGAACCTACTTTCGACTATTTTATCTCATCAGAAATACCGCCACCTCTTCTAAAACCATGACTCTTCCTTTGTAACCTTAATTTCTGCACAATGCcaccaaaaaccataaaataaaTAGATCGGGAGATTTCTTGAAACCCACATGATCAAGATATTGACAAACAAActttgtgtttgatttttggaTTGATTTTTAGGAACGATTTCTGGAATATATTTTGATTTCAGGTTTTTGTTTTGTATATAGATTTTGATTCTTAttctttttttgttttgattttgtaAAGAGTGGTGAGGGTAGTAGTAGATGATGGTGTTTGATGATGGAGTTAGTGGTGTTTGAGGATCAGGTGGTGATTTGACGGGGAGGATGGTTTGGCTTGATTATAGATATTGATTATGATTGTATAGGGGTTTTTTGGTTCAAATTCTTTGATTTTGGTGTGGTGACTAGAGATAAGACGATGGATGGTTGAATGGAGGTGTTGCCGGATGTCAACTTGGTGGTTGACAAGGATTGTCGGAGGTAGACAATAGAGGGGAATATAGCTCGGTATGtatagagtgggtgtgggtggGGTGGTTGGGCCCACTTATTTATATATTAcattaatttattttcttttagttaataaataagaataataattgaaaaagaaaatacaaagaGTAATGTTGTCTTTTCATGTCTATTAGGGATaaaaaaaacacaacaaaaaTGATACCTTATGGTCAATCTGAGTTAAAGAAAAGATAGAAACCAAACGTGAAACTTTTGCAAACAACATAGACTATTTCAGTAATTTGTTCAAgtatatttgatatattaatGTTAGAAAATATCTAAACAAATAAAGATATTGTTTAATATTAGGGGATTTGAAGTttgaaattaattaataattgatgTTGTTGCCAAATACAATAGAAAAAATTAATTTCTATATTTTCTAATATGcaacaaaattttaaatggaaaTAAAAAGAAATAGAGATCGGAAAAGATTGATAGTGTACAATAGTTTGTTTAATAAAAGGGTAAGTGACAATTTTAGGTTTATTTTTTGTTAAAAGAGATATATATTCCATCATTCAAACTAAAAAATTAAGGTTGAGATTTGTAAGTCTCTTTCtataatttgttttaattttaacAAATTACTACATAACATATTTAAGGTGTGTTCGAAAAAACTAGTTGATAGCGTGTAGTTAAACGCTACGTGACATAGCATTTGGATTTTGAGCGTTTTCTTTAtactaaacgctagaagcttgtagtgtcAAACAATGATTTCTATTTAAAATGAagcgttttgtcaaacgctagaagTTATAAGTTAGAAGCTCTCTAACGCTCCGTACTGAAAACGCCATTAATAAGCAATGatgtatttacaaaaaaaaatgtatcTTGGACCAATGGTTAGGGCATTATGTAAACGTTTGTGAGGTTCCATGTTTGAATATGAGCAAGTATGGGTAGAATCGAGTCGAGCCGATTCGTGAGATACTTTGGACCGACTCGAAAAACATTCAAAATCGACTCGGTTTGAATCAAGTCGACCTCAAGCTCTAACTACCTGAATATATTATAGTGTCGAGCTTGAGTATTGGATTACTCGGCTCATGAAGCTCGCAAGCTTATTCGAgctgtcatatttatacttacccTTTATATTATTCAAATTTACATAATTTGAATCAAGTTGATTTGAGTTCATGAGTTTAATCTTATTCCTATTaaaattttatgtaattttattttttaataactaattaatcgAGTCGAGTCAAGTCGGACTCGAAAATATCGATTACTTTATCGAGCTCGAGCCCGAGTTTACAACTAAAGCTCGAATTGAGTTTCGAGTTCAAGTTTTTTACTAGAGTCGAGTTTTGAACATGACAATACTCGACTGGACTCAGGTCAAATACCCTATGAGCATAGGCTAATTTTATGTGTTAATATTGTTGATGCATTTTAACGAGCTAAGCCACTAATGTGGCAACATCAAAACACGTCACCCAATGTCCAAGTCATCAACCACATGACAAACCCGGTCAAATTAATGGTAACCGGAAAATAAAGTCAATACTGggaaattgtgatatttgaaaaaaaaaaaaaaaaaaaaaaaagtggacAAATGTAGAGTATAAACACCAGAAGAATTCCATTTTAGGATAAAACCGCAAAACAGTCGCTCGTGTTTATATTGCTTCAATTTCAACACAAACACAATAAATCCTATTATTCCTATATTAATTATCTAGTGTTTTTTTAGCAGGAGACGCGGATAAGCATTTTGTTGAAAATTCAAGCAAAATGAAAACCAGAAGCAGTAATTTGTTTGACTGGTGTGACCGAGTAGATTAAGATTTATATAGAACTTAGTTGATTAATATAGAACCTAGTTGCCATTTCAGCTAATATATTACTGATGAAACTACTTACACCATATTAATTTGTGTCTTAAATATaattaaggtgttgtttgtttgttAGGTTATCGGCTAGCTGAACCAATACTTTATCTTTGTGGCTGGCGAATTGGCATTTTCACCCAAATAAACATTTGGGAAACAAATGAGAGGAAAAAGACAAGTTTACATCAATATGATGCCCGTgactctattattattatttatacaaATTCGTTATCACTAAACTTCCTCGGATCAGAGATGGGCGGCCTTCATGCAATTCCACTCTCGATTTGCATCACTCTtcttattgctatcaatggaGAAGCTGTCACTCCTAGAGAAACACTTGAGATAATcataggtggtggtggtgcctCTCCATTGCCACCAGCCCCCGAATATCAAGATTGTCCCCCTCCTCCTCCACCTCCATGtccgccaccaccatcaccaaaaCCGCCATCACGgaaaccaccacctcctccgtcACCAagtccatcaccaccaccaccacgtcCACCAAAACCATCACCACCAGGTGGTTTCTTCGATGGTTTCGCCAACATGCTACAACAAAGAGACTTTAAAGTAATCCAAGCCTTCAAAAACAAAGTGACAAGAGATCCCACAGGAATGACGAAAACATGGAAAGGCAAGAAAATTTGCGATTACCAAGGGTTCATTTGCGACACAGTACCGGATGTTAAACTAAGGGGCATCGCCGGCGTCAACTTCAACAACAGGAATTTGTATGGACCAAATCTAACCCTCACCGATTTCCTAACCGGTTTGAAAGATATCGCATTTTTCCATGCAAATTCCAATAACTTCACTGGCTCCATCCCCGAAGATATCGGCACACTCCGCTACTTATACGAGCTCGACCTCAGTAACAACAAATTCTCCGGCAACTTCCCCTACCAAGTCCTCCGTGCCAAGAAGTTAGTATTCCTCGACCTCAGGTTCAACACCTTTTCCGGCGTAGTACATCCAGATGTCTTCCTTCTCGACCTCGACTTGCtattcatcaacaacaacaatttCAAGCAAACACTCCCAGAATGCCTTGGCTCAACCACTGCGCTTTATTTAACCCTAGCTAACAACTACTTCGTTGGTGGAATCCCTAAGAGCATTGGTCGAGCTGCCAACACCCTACTGGAGGTTCTTTTCTTGAACAACACGCTAACCGGTTGTTTGCCGTATGAGATCGGACTTTTGAAGAAATCCACAGTGTTCGACGTCGGATTCAACGATCTAACAGGCCCAATCCCGCACTCGTTTCAGTGCTTAGAGAAAATGGAGCTTCTGAACTTGGCTCACAATAAGTTCTACAACGAGGTGCCGGAGGCGGTGTGCAATCTTCCGAACTTATCGAATTTCACTGTATCGTATAATTATTTCACTCAGGTTGGGCCCAAGTGTCGGGAACTGATCAAGAAAGGTGTTCTTGATGTGAAGATGAACTGCATTTTGGATCTTCCGAATCAAAGATCACCGACAGATTGTGCTCGTTTCTTTTCGAATCTTCCTTCTTGCCCTGATAAAAAATCTCTCACATATATACCTTGCTCCAAAGAGTTTTCTGGTAATGATCAGTTGGAGGCGTCCAACGTTCAATGGGCTACTCCGTCGCCGGCACCGGCTCCTCTGTGGCGAAGTTATGGTGCTCTTTCGCCACATTAATCATTGTGTGATGTGTATAATTAGATTTAAATTCGTGAAAGTGACCGAATATTGTTATTTCTTatttcataaataaaaataattggcAATGCTCATCAAGTTTGAGAAATTTTGCTGATTAGTGTTGTGtaaactattaatattatttgtGATCATATggtccattatatatatatatatatatatatatatatatatatatatatatatatatatatatatatatatatatatatatatatatatatatatatatatatatatatatatatatatatatatatatatatatgagtagtatcaaatgagaacacggttgagaacgcgagaacagatcTGGACCATCTAATTTTTAAGATGTGTGGCTAtaattaattgttatttttttaattattaatacacttaaattttaatttttaaaataaagaaaattaaaaaggGTATTAAGGTAAATAAACATTACCCTAATTTTGTAAACCCCTATAATTACTCTTGCCTCTCTATTTGGTTGCCCTAATTTCCTACGGCATACAATCAACACCTCAAAGGCGTCACTTGACGGGATCGGAGAAAACAAAGAATCGAAAGCAGCAAGATCGATAAAAGACGTAGGAAGGAAGTGAAGGCAATCGGCGAAGTATGTGGTCGGCCGTCGTGATGGCGAGGGGAGCATCTACAGGGTCAACGAGGCTGAAGAGGAGGAAAGGAGTTCCCCTTTTCATCTTATGATCACAATTCTGTTAAAACCATGTCAATCGATCATCACAGTCATACTCTGTATCTTGACATCATTCATAGCAATTGTAACTGGTTCTGATCCCAATTCAATTATCGGCGTGGGAATCAACTGGGGTACCATGACCAGCCACCAGTTGTCGGCTGATAAGGTGGTGGAAATAATGAGAGAGAATGGGTTCAAGAAGGTGAAGCTCTTTGAAGCAGAAAAAGGGATCATGGAAGCGCTAATTAGATGAAAGATTGAGGTGATGGTAGCAATCCCTAATTTCATGCTGTTGAGTCAAGATCCAAGCTACACTGATTATTGGGTTGATGCTAATATTACTACTTATGCTTATCCTGGTGGTGTTGATATCAAGTAAGCAACAACAATTTTGTGGTTTCTCCTATTGAAATAATTCCAATTTCGTGTTGAAACACCTTCAATTTCATGATTACAGTTCGTTTTTTCGCACTCTAGTTCTTCCTGACTGTTTGCTGGTGTAAATGTTTAGTTTTTTCATTCGAGGGTAAGTTCGTAATTTCACGTTGATTCTTTCGTTAATTTCGGGTATGTTGCAGTCGGAAACGAGCCATTCCTCAAAGCATACAACGCTATGTATCTCCAAATCACATTACCGACGTTAAAAAATGTCCAAAATGCCCTTACCCAGGCTGGTTTCGGGAGCCTAATCGGTTTTTACATTGCAATATCTACAAAAAGCTAATCGTTTTTTTTAACTTAGAACCAATTTCTGGCCATGCTTTGAAATAATATCAGGTGATATGGAAATGCCTGACTATGATTTTCTTTAAATTTAATGATTTTGAAGTATTCCATTTTATGATTAATCATTTTCTTGTCACTTCTTCTCAGTTGTTTCTTAATTGATATAAAGATTTAGGGGAATCAAACAATTTTAGAACCAAAAGTAATTTATACTATGATATCAATTTATGATTAGAAGTTTATTCATTTTTAGttaatcatatatatattcaTGTATGAATATAATTACAAGTATAGGAAttcatatgtat includes these proteins:
- the LOC111877386 gene encoding uncharacterized protein At4g06744, with the translated sequence MGGLHAIPLSICITLLIAINGEAVTPRETLEIIIGGGGASPLPPAPEYQDCPPPPPPPCPPPPSPKPPSRKPPPPPSPSPSPPPPRPPKPSPPGGFFDGFANMLQQRDFKVIQAFKNKVTRDPTGMTKTWKGKKICDYQGFICDTVPDVKLRGIAGVNFNNRNLYGPNLTLTDFLTGLKDIAFFHANSNNFTGSIPEDIGTLRYLYELDLSNNKFSGNFPYQVLRAKKLVFLDLRFNTFSGVVHPDVFLLDLDLLFINNNNFKQTLPECLGSTTALYLTLANNYFVGGIPKSIGRAANTLLEVLFLNNTLTGCLPYEIGLLKKSTVFDVGFNDLTGPIPHSFQCLEKMELLNLAHNKFYNEVPEAVCNLPNLSNFTVSYNYFTQVGPKCRELIKKGVLDVKMNCILDLPNQRSPTDCARFFSNLPSCPDKKSLTYIPCSKEFSGNDQLEASNVQWATPSPAPAPLWRSYGALSPH